CGACCGAGCGTTCTACGAACAACTGCTCGAAGACCTTCCGTCAGGCGAATCAATCGCTACCTATCGTGAGTTCCTCGAGTCCGAAATCGACTTCCGGAACGCCCGGAACGCACTCCGCTTGGCCCGGAGTGGGGCGGATATCGATCCGGCCGACTACTTCATCGAGGGCGGCAAGCTGTTCAGAGCCAGCGACCTGAACACGCTGGTGCAGAACCCCGATGAGCTGGTCAACCGGATTCGAGAGAGTCGGTACGGTCGACAGCTCTCGGAGCCACTGGATGAACTGGAAAACGCCGAGAGCCTCATCGAGTTCGAGCGCGCGCTCGAATCGGTGCTGCTGAAATATTCGCGTCGACTGGGGAACATCTATCCCCTGTCGGCCTCGCCGGTGATCGCCTACATCCTGATGAAGGAACGCGAGGTCGAAAACATTCGAGCAATCGCTCGCGGCCGCGAGGCCGGACTGAGCGAAACCGAAATCGAACAGGAGCTGGTCATCCTATGAGCCAAGAAATTGCCGTGATCGGCAGTCCGGATTTCACCACCGGCTTTAGGCTCGCTGGCGTCCGTGAGTTCGAAAACGTCCCCAACGATCAGAAGGACGAGGAACTCGACGCTGCGGTCGAGCGTGTCCTCGACGACGAGGACGTGGGGATTATTGTCATGCACGACGAAGACCTTGAGTACCTCTCGCGTGGGGCACGCAAGGCCGTCGAGACGAGCGTCGAGCCGACGCTTGTCACCCTTGGTGGCGGTGCTGGCAGCGGTGGACTACGCGGACAGATCAAACGAGCCATCGGAATCGATCTGATGGAGGAAGAAGACTAATTATGAGTCAAGCAACGCAACAGGACGTCGGCAACGGCGTCATCGAAAGCGTCAGTGGGCCGGTCGTTACCGCCCGCGATCTCGACGCCCGGATGAACGACGTCGTCTACGTCGGCGACGAAGGGCTGATGGGTGAGGTTATCGAGATCGAAGGCAACATCACGACGATTCAGGTCTACGAGGAGACCTCGGGCGTTGGCCCGGGCGAGCCTGTCGAAAACACAGGCGAGCCGCTGTCGGTCGACCTCGGTCCCGGTATGCTGGACGCCATCTACGATGGTACTCAGCGCCCACTCGACGTGCTGGAAGAGAAGATGGATAGCGCGTTTCTCGACCGCGGTGTCGATGCCCCCGGTATCGACTTGGAGAAACTGTGGGAGTTCGAACCAACTGCCGAGGTCGGCGACGACGTCGAACCCGGCGACGTGATCGGTACCGTCGAGGAGACGGTCACGATCACACACAAGGTCATGGTGCCACCGGACTACGAGGGCGGCGAAATCACCGCCATCGAATCCGGCGAGTTCAACGTCGACGAGACGGTTGCCGAACTCGATAGCGGCGAAGAAGTCACCATGCATCAGGAGTGGCCCGTCCGAGAGGCCCGACCATCCGTCGAAAAGAAGACGCCCCGGAAACCGCTCGTTTCCGGCCAGCGTGTGCTCGATGGCCTGTTCCCGATTGCGAAAGGTGGAACGGCCGCAATTCCTGGTCCGTTCGGATCGGGGAAGACGGTCACCCAACACCAGCTCGCCAAATGGGCCGACGCGGACATCGTCGTCTACGTCGGCTGTGGTGAGCGTGGCAACGAGATGACTGAGGTAATCGAGGACTTCCCAGAGCTGGAAGATCCGAAAACGGGCAACCCGCTGATGGCCCGAACCTCGCTCATCGCCAACACGTCGAACATGCCCGTCGCAGCACGTGAGTCCTGTATTTACACGGGAATCACCATCGCTGAGTACTACCGCGACATGGGGTACGACGTGGCACTGATGGCCGACTCCACCTCGCGGTGGGCCGAGGCCATGCGGGAGATTTCGTCCCGACTCGAAGAGATGCCCGGTGAGGAAGGCTACCCGGCCTACCTCGCAGCGCGTCTCAGCCAGTTCTACGAGCGAGCCGGCTACTTCGAGAACATCAACGGCAGCGAAGGGTCTGTGTCTGTCATCGGCGCAGTCTCGCCACCCGGCGGCGACTTCTCCGAGCCAGTCACCCAGAACACGCTGCGTATCGTCAAGACGTTCTGGGCGCTGGATGCTGACCTCGCAGAGAGGCGGCACTTCCCATCGATCAACTGGAACGAGTCGTATTCGCTCTACCGCGAACAGCTCGATCCATGGTTCGAAGACAACGTCACCGAGGACTGGTCGGAGATCCGCCAGTGGGCAATCGATGTCCTCGACGAAGAGGCGGAGCTCAAAGAGATCGTCCAGCTGGTCGGTAAGGACGCCCTGCCCGACGACCAGCAGCTGACACTCGAGATCGCTCGCTACCTGCGTGAGGCGTATCTCCAGCAGAACGCCTTCCACCCGACGGACACGTTCTGCCCGCCGGAGAAGACCTACCTCATCCTCACCGCGGCCAAAACGCTCAACGACGAGGCGTTCGACGCCCTCGACGCTGGCGTTCCTGTCGAGGACCTGACCTCGCTTGAGTCGGCCCCACAGATCAACCGGATCGGTGTCCAAGAGGAGTACGAAGAGTACGTTGCAGACCTCAAAGACGACCTTACCGAAGAGATTCGGGGGATGTACTAATGAAAGAGTATCAGACTATCAACGAGATCAGTGGCCCGCTCGTCTACGCCGAAGTCGACGAGCCGATTGGCTACGACGAGATCGTCGAAATCGAGACCGACGACGGCCGCACGCTGCGCGGTCAGGTGCTCGAATCTAGCGACGGCCTGGTCGCGATTCAGGTCTTCGAAGGAACCAGCGGGATCGACCGCAAGGCCTCGGTTCGGTTCCTCGGCGAGACCCTCAAAATGCCTGTCACCGAAGATCTGCTCGGTCGAGTGATGGACGGAACGGGACAGCCAATCGACGGCGGTCCCGAGATCGTCCCCGAGTCCCGCGAGGACATTATCGGGTCGGCGATCAACCCCTTCTCGCGAGAGTATCCCGAGGAGTTCATCCAGACGGGTGTTTCGGCCATCGACGGCATGAACACCCTCGTGCGGGGCCAGAAGCTGCCGATCTTCTCGGCATCCGGTCTGCCGCACAACGATCTGGCACTCCAGATCGCCCGTCAGGCAACCGTGCCTGAAGAAGAGGAAGGCGACGAAGACGACGACGGCAGCGAGTTCGCCGTGGTCTTCGGTGCGATGGGGATTACCCAGGAAGAGGCAAACGAGTTCATGAAGGACTTCGAGCGTACTGGAGCCCTTGAGCGCTCGGTTGTCTTCACCAACCTCGCGGACGACCCCGCAGTCGAGCGGACGGTCACGCCGCGACTCGCACTCACCACCGCCGAATACCTCGCCTTCGAGAAGGATTACCACGTGCTGGTGATCCTCACCGACATGACCAACTACTGTGAGGCGCTCCGAGAGATCGGTGCCGCACGTGAGGAGGTCCCGGGTCGACGTGGCTACCCCGGTTACATGTACACTGACTTGGCAACGCTCTACGAGCGAGCCGGTCGAATCGAAGGCCGTGAGGGCTCTGTCACGCAGATTCCGATCTTGACTATGCCCGGCGACGACGACACCCACCCGATCCCCGATCTGACGGGGTACATTACGGAGGGACAGATCTACGTCGACCGTGACCTCAACAGTCAGGGCGTCAAGCCCCCGGTCAACGTGCTGCCGAGCCTCTCGCGGCTGATGGACGACGGTATCGGCGAGGGTCTCACTCGTGAGGACCACGCCGACGTGTCGGACCAGATGTACGCGGCCTACGCCGAGGGTGAGGACCTTCGGGACCTCGTGAACATCGTCGGCCGAGAGGCACTCAGCGAACGGGACAACAAGTATCTCGACTTCGCGGATGCCTTCGAGGGCGAGTTCGTCCAGCAGGGGTACGACACCAATCGTTCGATTGACGATACCCTGACGCTCGGCTGGGACCTGCTCAGCGAGCTGCCGAAAACCGAACTCAACCGGATCGACGAGGACCTGATCGACGAGTACTATCAGGAAGACGAAGGCGAAACCGTCGACGCGACCGCCGACTGAGCAGTCGACTGTCTTTCGATTTTCTTCGTTTTATTCGGTGTCGACCGAGACCGATTCGAGAACCACCGGGTCAACCGGTCGATCATTCTCGTCAGTCTCAACCGACCCGATTTCGCGGACAACATCCATGCCGTTTGTGACCTGCCCGAACACTGAGTGTCGACCGTCGAGCTGTGGCACTGCCTCAAGCGTGATAAAGAACTGCGAGCCGTTAGTATCGGGGCCGGAGTTGGCCATCGATAGCGTCCCGGGGCTGTCGTGGCTGAGCTCCTCGTGGAACTCGTCGTCGAACTGGTAGCCGGGGCCGCCGCGTCCGGTGCCGGTTCGGTCGCCAGTCTGGATCATAAAGCCCTCTATGACGCGGTGGAACAGCACGTCATCGTAGAGGGGTTCGCCGTCGACCGTCTCGCCGGTTTCCGGATCGGTCCACTCCTTTGAGCCGGTTGCGAGGCCAACGAAGTTGTCGACTGTTTGGGGTGCTCGGTCGCCGTAGAGGTCGACTGTGATTTCGCCCATGCTCGTCTGGAGGGTTGCCCTCTGCGTCCCATCCAACTGTGAGCCGTCAGTCGCGTCCGAACTGTCGGTCGAATCCGAGCCGTCAGTCGCCGCAGGACTGTCGCCGGTACAGCCAGCAAGCAGTCCAGTGGCAGTCAGCGCCAACAGTGTTCGTCTGTGCAGAGACATGTTTTGTGTGTCCTTGTCTGGCAGCGATATACCGGTATTGATTCGTGTGTTTCGCCGTTCGATCGACCGTTAGGCGTCGACTACCACCTCGAATCGCTCGGGCCAGTGGTAGCGTCGACCGCCCCAGACGAAACTCCGACCAAAGCTGTAGAGCAACAACGGAAACTGGGCGATGAGTGCCGGATACGTCAGGAGTACTGTCCACCGAAAAACCCCGAAATACGCATAGACCATCGCCATCCCAGCGGTCGACACCACAGCCGACGGCAGTGGAAACAGCAGACAGCAGGCGAAATAAAAGGCTGCCAGCGGGACGGTCACGTTCGGATACGGTGAAAAGTATTGGACGATCTGCATAAACCGCGTATTTCGTTCGAGACTCTCGCCGACCGTGCCGCCAACTCCGACCCGCCGGACTCGCTTGACCGGCGTTACGTCCAAGTATGCCCCCAACAATCCGTCGTCGCTGACTGTCTGCCGGAGATGATTTAAAAAGGCCGCCTCATCGAGGTCGTCACGCTCGAAGATGACCGCACCACCCCATGGTTTATTGATAAGTGTGAGTCCCGCGGTCGCCCCCATCATGTACATCGGTTCCAGCAGCGTCGACAACGGGTCGCGACCGATGAAAAACGGCACCTCCGTCGTCGGCCCCTGCCGGTCGTAGTCGACCTGCAGATCGGCAAGCCACTCTGGCGGGTGGTGAAAGTCGTCATCAGTCCACACCAGCCGGTTGTGGCATGCGTCCTCCATCGCGGCGGCGATGGCGTTGGCCTTGCCCGAACAGCCTACTGGTTCACCAGCGACCACAAGCCGCACGCGATCCGGAAACGAGTCGACCTCGTTGGCGATGGGATCTGCCTCCGTGTCACAGACGACGAGCAGTTCGTCGTCCGGGCCGACGAGCTGATCGGCGATATGGTCGATCACAGCTGTCTGCCGCACTGTCGGCAGAATAACGCTCGTCGGTGGCCTCTCCATACGAACCTGTACAGACAGCGAGTGTGTAAGGACGTCGACACCGCTCTGCACAGTCGACCTATCGGCAGTGGCGATACTCCGTCTGCAAGGCAGAGTCGATTTGTAAGTGGCGTTATAACGAACAGCCATGACCAGTACACGCGTCGGGTTCGTCACCCAGACACATACCGGAGCGGTGACGCCCATCGAGTCGATCCAGTGGGCCGCCGATCTGGGCTACGATTTCGTCGAGATCTATATGGACGGGGCCTCCGAGCGCACCCGGTTGGACCGAGAGGCGATCACCGAGGCTCTCGAACAAAGTGGCGTCGACTGTTCGGTTCATCTCCCCTTTGTCGACCTTGATCTCGGGACGCCCAGAAACAAGGTCCGAGAGGGGTCGATCCGGGAGCTTCGGGCCTGCCTGGATGCGGCGGCAGATCTCGGCGCCGAGAAGGCAGTCCTCCACGCCAGCACTCATGCCACCGAACCCGAGTGGAGCGAGCGGACCACCAAACCCCGAATCTTGGCCTCCGTACGGGAGCTCGAAGCCTACGCGACCGCCCGGGGGATCGAACTCTGTGTGGAGAATCTTCCGGACAACATCTACTCGATCCATACTATCGAGGAGGTACTGGCCGAAACCGACGCCTCGCTGACCGTCGACACTGGTCACGCACGAGTGTCGGGCTTCTCGCCGGCTGACACCGCCGCGTTCCTTGACGAGCATCGGGACCGGGTTTCGCATATTCACGTCAACGACGCCCGGCAGGCACGCGACGAACACGTGCCGGTTGGCTCGGGGACGACCGATTTCGAGACCATCTTCGCGCCTCTCGAATCCAACTGGGAGGGAACCTTTTCGGTCGAAGCTTACACGTTTGACAAGGCGTATATGGAGTTGAGTAAGGCAAAACTCGACGCATGTCTCGGCTCCTAACTCGACTGGGTCGATTCCGAAGCTGGCTCGTCGACCGCTGGAACCGACTCACTTCGTGGCGGTCGTCTCTGGATCTGCTGTGGCAGTGGCTCCTGTATCTGATCGTCGAACGACTGTCGACGCTCTGGAACCGCGACCAACGGCTCTGGGTGTTCGGTGCGCGTGGCGGTACAGAGTTCGTCGACAACTCGAAATATCTGTATCTGTGGGTTGCTGCCAACGATCCCTCGATTCGGGCAGTCTGGCTGAGCAAAAACGAGACTGTCGTCGAGACGCTCCAACAGCATGGGTACGAGGCCTATCACGCCCACTCATTGCGGGGCCGTATTCTCACCCTTCGGGCCGGTGTCGTGTTTGTCACCCAAGGATTGCGGGACGTTCATATGGGCTCTACTGCGGGTGCAACACTCGTCCAGCTTTGGCACGGGCTTCCACTCAAAACGATTGCGTGGGATGCTGAGTGGGCCGACCAGCCGTGGCCCGTCCGGCGGTGTCACCGATATATGGCGAGTGAGATCGATCTCGTCACTGCGCCGTCGACTGCGGCCATCGAGCCGCTTGCATCAGGACTCGGCATTGATCCCGAGCGATTCGTCGTGACGGGGTATCCACGTACGGATGTGTTTGCCGATGCTGTCGAAGATGCAGCACTGACCGTCGACACTGATCTCATCGAACGTATCGAAACCCGTGCCAGTGAGAGTTCGGTCGTGTTCTACCTCCCGACCTACCGGGGTGATGGAGAGTCGTTCGTTGAAGCCTTCGACGCCGATGCAGTTGGCACCGCACTTGCAGACAGCGAAGCCCACCTCTACGTCAAGGCTCACCCTCACGAGCCGGTACCCAACGCCGCGAGCCATCCACGGATTCACTGGCTTCCCGCCTCGGTCGACCCGTACCTCGTGTTACCCCACGCCGACGTGTTACTCACTGACTACTCGTCGGTATACTTCGATTACTTGGCGGTCGACCGGCCCATCGTCTTTTTCGCCTACGACCGGGCGTCCTACACTGCCACTCGTGGGTTCTACTTCGACTACGATGCGGTAACACCCGGTGAGATCGTCACCGACGCCGACGCACTTCCAGCGGCGCTCACTGCTGCACTCGACGCCGCAACCGGGGGTACTGATCCGTACGCAGTCGACCGCCAGCAACTCCTGACGCAGTTCTGTACGGCAACTTCAGGCAACGCATCGCAGGCGGTGCATGCAACTGTTAGGGCACTCCTTTCTGATGAATTCCAACCGACAACGACTGTCTCAGCAACAAACAACTGAAATCTGATACGTCTGATAGAACAATTTAAGTATGCGTCACCTAAGGCTCCCGTAGTGACATCGGGGAACCCGAACGGGGGGCTTACGACCGTATCTGGGCACCGGACGGTAGCCGAACCGAACGTGATCGCACACCGTGGCTTCGCTGGTATCTATCCTGAAAACACCGTGGCCGCAGTCGAAGGCTCGGTGGCCGACGGACGGGCATCGACAGTCGAGGTCGACGTGATGCCGACCGCCGATGGCGAGATCGTGGTGTTTCACGACGACGACCTCTCTCGGCTGACAAATGCACCGGACTCGGTGTCGGGCACTAATATCTGGGAGCTACCCTACGACCGAATTACTGGCTACAGCGTGCTGGGAACGACGCAGTCGGTCCCACTGTTGACCGACGTGTTAGCAGCGATCCCGCCGGAGTTCAGCATTAATATCGAATTAAAAAACCCCGGCTGTGAGAAGTTACGGTTTGCCGAAACATTGGACGAAGCTGCACTCGATGCGGCGACCGACCGCTGGCGAAGCTTCGTTGGGAGCGTGGTTGATCTCGCGACTGACAGTGACCACGAGCTGCTCGTCTCATCGTTTTATGAGGGGGCGCTGGCTGCGATCCGCGAGATCGACCCCTCAATCCCGATTGCCTCGGTGTTTTATGATTCCGTCGACACGGGGCTGGAACTCAGTCGACGGTACGATGTCGAGGCGATTCATCCGCCGTGGAATATGGTAACCGGGAGTACGTTGCCTGACGCGCCGGTTTCGGGCTCGTTCGACGACGTCGACCTCGTCGACATCGCCCATGAGGAGGGACGACAGGTCAATGCGTGGACCGTGACGACGTGGCATCAGGCTGCCGAACTCCAGCAGGCCGGCGTCGACGGAGTTATCACCGACTATCCGGGTGTCTGCACCGCTCAGCGG
This sequence is a window from Halohasta litchfieldiae. Protein-coding genes within it:
- a CDS encoding V-type ATP synthase subunit F, producing MSQEIAVIGSPDFTTGFRLAGVREFENVPNDQKDEELDAAVERVLDDEDVGIIVMHDEDLEYLSRGARKAVETSVEPTLVTLGGGAGSGGLRGQIKRAIGIDLMEEED
- a CDS encoding ATP synthase subunit A, with amino-acid sequence MSQATQQDVGNGVIESVSGPVVTARDLDARMNDVVYVGDEGLMGEVIEIEGNITTIQVYEETSGVGPGEPVENTGEPLSVDLGPGMLDAIYDGTQRPLDVLEEKMDSAFLDRGVDAPGIDLEKLWEFEPTAEVGDDVEPGDVIGTVEETVTITHKVMVPPDYEGGEITAIESGEFNVDETVAELDSGEEVTMHQEWPVREARPSVEKKTPRKPLVSGQRVLDGLFPIAKGGTAAIPGPFGSGKTVTQHQLAKWADADIVVYVGCGERGNEMTEVIEDFPELEDPKTGNPLMARTSLIANTSNMPVAARESCIYTGITIAEYYRDMGYDVALMADSTSRWAEAMREISSRLEEMPGEEGYPAYLAARLSQFYERAGYFENINGSEGSVSVIGAVSPPGGDFSEPVTQNTLRIVKTFWALDADLAERRHFPSINWNESYSLYREQLDPWFEDNVTEDWSEIRQWAIDVLDEEAELKEIVQLVGKDALPDDQQLTLEIARYLREAYLQQNAFHPTDTFCPPEKTYLILTAAKTLNDEAFDALDAGVPVEDLTSLESAPQINRIGVQEEYEEYVADLKDDLTEEIRGMY
- a CDS encoding ATP synthase subunit B codes for the protein MKEYQTINEISGPLVYAEVDEPIGYDEIVEIETDDGRTLRGQVLESSDGLVAIQVFEGTSGIDRKASVRFLGETLKMPVTEDLLGRVMDGTGQPIDGGPEIVPESREDIIGSAINPFSREYPEEFIQTGVSAIDGMNTLVRGQKLPIFSASGLPHNDLALQIARQATVPEEEEGDEDDDGSEFAVVFGAMGITQEEANEFMKDFERTGALERSVVFTNLADDPAVERTVTPRLALTTAEYLAFEKDYHVLVILTDMTNYCEALREIGAAREEVPGRRGYPGYMYTDLATLYERAGRIEGREGSVTQIPILTMPGDDDTHPIPDLTGYITEGQIYVDRDLNSQGVKPPVNVLPSLSRLMDDGIGEGLTREDHADVSDQMYAAYAEGEDLRDLVNIVGREALSERDNKYLDFADAFEGEFVQQGYDTNRSIDDTLTLGWDLLSELPKTELNRIDEDLIDEYYQEDEGETVDATAD
- a CDS encoding peptidylprolyl isomerase; this translates as MLAGCTGDSPAATDGSDSTDSSDATDGSQLDGTQRATLQTSMGEITVDLYGDRAPQTVDNFVGLATGSKEWTDPETGETVDGEPLYDDVLFHRVIEGFMIQTGDRTGTGRGGPGYQFDDEFHEELSHDSPGTLSMANSGPDTNGSQFFITLEAVPQLDGRHSVFGQVTNGMDVVREIGSVETDENDRPVDPVVLESVSVDTE
- a CDS encoding glycosyltransferase — translated: MERPPTSVILPTVRQTAVIDHIADQLVGPDDELLVVCDTEADPIANEVDSFPDRVRLVVAGEPVGCSGKANAIAAAMEDACHNRLVWTDDDFHHPPEWLADLQVDYDRQGPTTEVPFFIGRDPLSTLLEPMYMMGATAGLTLINKPWGGAVIFERDDLDEAAFLNHLRQTVSDDGLLGAYLDVTPVKRVRRVGVGGTVGESLERNTRFMQIVQYFSPYPNVTVPLAAFYFACCLLFPLPSAVVSTAGMAMVYAYFGVFRWTVLLTYPALIAQFPLLLYSFGRSFVWGGRRYHWPERFEVVVDA
- a CDS encoding sugar phosphate isomerase/epimerase family protein; translation: MTSTRVGFVTQTHTGAVTPIESIQWAADLGYDFVEIYMDGASERTRLDREAITEALEQSGVDCSVHLPFVDLDLGTPRNKVREGSIRELRACLDAAADLGAEKAVLHASTHATEPEWSERTTKPRILASVRELEAYATARGIELCVENLPDNIYSIHTIEEVLAETDASLTVDTGHARVSGFSPADTAAFLDEHRDRVSHIHVNDARQARDEHVPVGSGTTDFETIFAPLESNWEGTFSVEAYTFDKAYMELSKAKLDACLGS
- a CDS encoding CDP-glycerol glycerophosphotransferase family protein; this translates as MSRLLTRLGRFRSWLVDRWNRLTSWRSSLDLLWQWLLYLIVERLSTLWNRDQRLWVFGARGGTEFVDNSKYLYLWVAANDPSIRAVWLSKNETVVETLQQHGYEAYHAHSLRGRILTLRAGVVFVTQGLRDVHMGSTAGATLVQLWHGLPLKTIAWDAEWADQPWPVRRCHRYMASEIDLVTAPSTAAIEPLASGLGIDPERFVVTGYPRTDVFADAVEDAALTVDTDLIERIETRASESSVVFYLPTYRGDGESFVEAFDADAVGTALADSEAHLYVKAHPHEPVPNAASHPRIHWLPASVDPYLVLPHADVLLTDYSSVYFDYLAVDRPIVFFAYDRASYTATRGFYFDYDAVTPGEIVTDADALPAALTAALDAATGGTDPYAVDRQQLLTQFCTATSGNASQAVHATVRALLSDEFQPTTTVSATNN
- a CDS encoding glycerophosphodiester phosphodiesterase; protein product: MTSGNPNGGLTTVSGHRTVAEPNVIAHRGFAGIYPENTVAAVEGSVADGRASTVEVDVMPTADGEIVVFHDDDLSRLTNAPDSVSGTNIWELPYDRITGYSVLGTTQSVPLLTDVLAAIPPEFSINIELKNPGCEKLRFAETLDEAALDAATDRWRSFVGSVVDLATDSDHELLVSSFYEGALAAIREIDPSIPIASVFYDSVDTGLELSRRYDVEAIHPPWNMVTGSTLPDAPVSGSFDDVDLVDIAHEEGRQVNAWTVTTWHQAAELQQAGVDGVITDYPGVCTAQRPPADAPSTPQSASE